One genomic window of Halococcus agarilyticus includes the following:
- a CDS encoding VOC family protein translates to MPDTPPTTGLHHVTNICTDMERTQAFYEEVLGFHTVKMTENYDDPGTPHYYFSATPEGEPGMTVTYFEYPNSQGQPGPGASHHFAIGVEDEDTLREWREHLMDHDVRVSRVRDRTYFKSIYFNDPDGLVFEIATAGPGFTVDEAEPGSEEIDPPNERGGPTA, encoded by the coding sequence ATGCCAGACACACCACCCACCACCGGCCTGCACCACGTGACGAACATCTGCACCGATATGGAACGAACCCAGGCGTTCTACGAGGAGGTGCTCGGGTTCCACACCGTCAAAATGACCGAGAACTACGACGACCCCGGCACGCCACACTACTACTTCTCGGCGACGCCCGAGGGTGAACCCGGGATGACGGTGACGTACTTCGAGTATCCGAACTCGCAGGGCCAGCCCGGCCCGGGGGCATCCCACCACTTCGCCATCGGCGTCGAGGACGAGGACACGCTCCGGGAGTGGCGCGAGCACCTCATGGACCACGACGTTCGCGTGTCACGGGTTCGCGATCGCACGTACTTCAAGAGTATCTACTTCAACGATCCCGACGGCCTGGTGTTCGAGATCGCCACGGCCGGTCCGGGGTTCACCGTCGACGAGGCGGAGCCGGGCAGCGAGGAGATCGATCCGCCGAACGAACGGGGCGGCCCGACAGCGTGA
- a CDS encoding flavin reductase family protein, with amino-acid sequence MTRIDPDALDGSLYRTLAGAVIPRPIAWVSSLSAEGVENLAPYSFFNVVSTSPPVVMFAPTDRSDRPEGLSDSARNALDTEEFVVNVVTEPLAEAMNETSATLPPEESEFEHAGLERAASEAVAPPRVAAAEVAFECELYESIDVGSNTMVLGEVVSVYLDDDVTTDGKLDVEKLDAIGRLSGSYYCRTDGRFRMERPE; translated from the coding sequence GTGACCCGCATCGATCCCGACGCACTCGACGGCTCGCTGTACCGCACGCTCGCGGGCGCGGTGATCCCGCGGCCGATCGCGTGGGTGAGTTCGCTCTCCGCCGAGGGTGTCGAAAACCTCGCGCCGTACTCGTTTTTCAACGTCGTCAGTACGTCGCCGCCGGTCGTGATGTTCGCGCCGACCGACCGATCGGACCGTCCGGAAGGACTCTCGGATTCGGCGCGCAACGCGCTCGATACCGAGGAGTTCGTCGTCAACGTCGTCACCGAACCGCTCGCCGAGGCGATGAACGAGACGAGCGCGACGCTCCCACCGGAAGAAAGCGAGTTCGAGCACGCGGGTCTCGAACGCGCAGCCTCCGAAGCGGTCGCGCCGCCGCGGGTCGCTGCGGCTGAAGTCGCCTTCGAGTGCGAGCTCTACGAGTCGATCGACGTCGGCTCGAATACGATGGTTCTGGGTGAGGTCGTCTCGGTGTATCTCGACGACGATGTGACGACCGACGGGAAGCTCGATGTGGAGAAACTCGACGCGATCGGCCGGCTCTCGGGAAGTTATTACTGTCGGACCGACGGTCGGTTCCGGATGGAGCGCCCGGAGTAG
- a CDS encoding UPF0058 family protein: protein MHKDELLELHEQMVLITEYVQDREEVDPGLFDEYAELDISPDDVHKSKSEHKHAVFVLGNALAEAMSDDEFSDAGRIGKRMRELADDTEQKL, encoded by the coding sequence ATGCACAAAGACGAACTGCTCGAACTCCACGAGCAGATGGTGCTGATCACCGAGTACGTTCAGGACCGCGAAGAGGTCGATCCCGGACTGTTCGACGAGTACGCCGAACTCGACATCAGCCCCGACGACGTCCACAAATCGAAGAGTGAACACAAACACGCCGTGTTCGTCCTCGGCAACGCACTCGCGGAGGCGATGAGCGACGACGAGTTCTCCGACGCCGGCCGGATCGGCAAGCGGATGCGCGAGCTCGCCGACGATACGGAACAGAAGCTCTAA
- a CDS encoding DUF7120 family protein, which yields MPKVEITIPEQLEMRIARMVEEGEFLNREEAIEELLSAGMRAYQASGPSDEDEEPGGLEDDGMMGHEDEYVF from the coding sequence ATGCCCAAGGTAGAGATCACGATTCCGGAACAGCTCGAAATGCGGATCGCTCGGATGGTCGAAGAGGGCGAGTTCCTCAACCGCGAGGAAGCGATCGAAGAGCTGCTTTCGGCCGGCATGCGCGCGTACCAGGCGAGTGGGCCCTCCGACGAGGACGAGGAACCGGGCGGCCTCGAAGACGACGGCATGATGGGTCACGAGGACGAGTACGTTTTCTGA
- a CDS encoding isochorismate synthase: MEQAGDDGRPTNAAGGRLVSRTREVSDLSFPAFLASQPVPNVSWATPDGFELVGSEAAATLTAGGTDRFDTLREAAAALFADVDADGPPAARPRAIGGFAFDAAHDPAPPWTGFPGALFVVPRVQLTRADDRTWLTVAAAGPDADPTTVATDLDAAHDTVVDLPMMRPSGGPPGVAATRRTTSKAEWTAGVAECVERIRRGDLRKVVLATALDVDLASPVDVPGTLERLRRTYPECYRFLVQPTDEAGFFGPPPERLVKMDGREIETEALAGSVARGDTPEEDAELARSLETSEKIRHEQGVVVDAIRERLAPLGGVRVGERGVRKFANIQHLRTPITATLDGDAHVLDVVEALHPTPAVGGLPPERAREIIHETESFDRGWYAAPMGWFDARGDGEFAVGIRSAVAGGRRARLYAGNGIVADSDPDEEWAELGPKFRPVLDELEHE; the protein is encoded by the coding sequence ATGGAACAGGCAGGGGACGACGGCCGACCGACGAACGCTGCCGGCGGACGACTGGTGAGTCGAACGCGCGAGGTTTCCGACCTGTCCTTTCCGGCGTTTCTCGCGAGCCAGCCGGTCCCCAACGTGTCGTGGGCGACGCCCGACGGGTTCGAACTGGTCGGGAGCGAGGCGGCGGCCACGCTCACGGCGGGCGGGACCGATCGGTTCGACACGCTCCGTGAGGCCGCGGCGGCGCTGTTCGCCGACGTCGACGCCGACGGGCCGCCCGCGGCGCGCCCGCGGGCTATCGGCGGGTTCGCGTTCGACGCCGCACACGACCCCGCGCCGCCCTGGACCGGGTTCCCTGGGGCGCTGTTCGTCGTTCCACGCGTTCAGCTCACCCGGGCCGACGACCGGACCTGGCTCACGGTCGCGGCGGCCGGACCGGACGCCGACCCGACGACGGTCGCGACCGACCTCGACGCCGCCCACGACACGGTCGTCGATCTGCCGATGATGCGCCCGAGCGGCGGGCCCCCTGGTGTGGCCGCCACCCGGCGGACGACCTCGAAGGCCGAGTGGACCGCGGGCGTCGCGGAGTGCGTCGAACGGATCCGGCGGGGTGATCTCCGGAAGGTGGTGCTCGCGACCGCGCTCGACGTCGATCTCGCATCGCCGGTCGACGTGCCTGGCACGCTCGAACGCCTCCGGCGGACCTACCCCGAGTGCTATCGATTCCTCGTCCAGCCCACCGACGAGGCCGGCTTCTTCGGTCCGCCACCCGAACGGCTCGTGAAGATGGACGGTCGGGAGATCGAAACCGAGGCGCTCGCGGGGTCGGTCGCGCGCGGCGACACTCCCGAAGAGGACGCCGAACTCGCCCGGTCGCTCGAAACCAGCGAGAAGATCCGCCACGAGCAGGGGGTCGTGGTCGACGCCATCCGCGAACGACTCGCGCCGCTCGGAGGGGTGCGAGTCGGCGAGCGCGGCGTCCGGAAGTTCGCGAACATCCAGCACCTCCGCACGCCGATCACCGCGACGCTCGACGGCGACGCACACGTCCTTGACGTGGTCGAGGCGCTTCATCCGACGCCCGCGGTCGGCGGGCTGCCGCCCGAGCGCGCGCGCGAGATCATCCACGAGACCGAGTCGTTCGACCGCGGGTGGTACGCCGCGCCGATGGGGTGGTTCGACGCCAGGGGCGACGGCGAGTTCGCGGTCGGGATCCGGTCGGCGGTCGCCGGCGGTCGTCGTGCCAGGCTCTACGCCGGCAACGGCATCGTCGCCGACTCCGACCCCGACGAGGAGTGGGCCGAACTCGGACCGAAGTTCCGGCCCGTGCTCGACGAGCTCGAACACGAATGA